A single Syngnathus acus chromosome 8, fSynAcu1.2, whole genome shotgun sequence DNA region contains:
- the tmem98 gene encoding transmembrane protein 98 — protein METVVIVAIGVLATIFLASLAALVVVCRHRYCHPHHPLLHHFDSKPTVDLIGAMETQSELSELELDDVVITNPHIEAILENEDWIEDASGLVSHCIAILKICHTLTEKLVALTMGSGAKVKAPASLADIITVAKRISPRVDDVVRSMYPPLDPILLDARATALLLSVSHLVLVTRNACHMSGSLDWIDQSLHAAEDHMVVLREAALASEPERGVLNGAEGQREHAI, from the exons ATGGAGACGGTGGTGATCGTGGCCATCGGGGTACTCGCCACCATCTTCCTGGCATCCTTGGCCGCCCTGGTGGTGGTGTGCCGCCACCGCTACTGCCACCCGCACCACCCGCTTCTGCACCACTTTGATTCCAA gCCTACGGTGGACCTGATCGGCGCCATGGAGACGCAGAGCGAGCTGTCAGAGCTGGAGTTGGATGACGTGGTCATCACCAACCCGCACATTGAGGCCATCCTGGAGAACGAGGACTGGATCGAGGACGCCTC CGGATTGGTCTCTCATTGCATCGCCATCCTGAAG ATCTGCCACACGTTGACGGAGAAACTGGTTGCCCTGACAATGGGCTCGGGGGCCAAAGTCAAAGCGCCGGCCAGCCTGGCTGACATCATCACTGTGGCCAAGCGCATCAGCCCCAG GGTGGACGACGTGGTACGATCCATGTACCCCCCTTTGGACCCCATCCTGCTGGATGCCAG GGCGACCGCTCTTCTCCTGTCGGTGAGCCACCTGGTTTTGGTCACCCGCAACGCCTGCCACATGTCGGGCAGCCTGGACTGGATCGATCAATCGCTGCACGCGGCCGAGGACCACATGGTGGTTCTGAGGGAGGCGGCCCTGGCCTCCGAACCGGAGCGCGGTGTCCTCAACGGGGCCGAGGGCCAGAGGGAGCATGCCATCTAG